A genomic window from Methanomassiliicoccales archaeon includes:
- the endA gene encoding tRNA-intron lyase, which translates to MPGLLQGDTVIITNQSEASQVYNRGYYGYPMKGGGLELDLLEAVYLVESDRLVVELEGKPLTVEELIRIASRHVDGFSTLYIVYRDLRQRGYIVKSYEGDFDFRVYPRGGTPSTATTKYWVQAVSERSACVVRALFEQAESSESTRKELLLAVVDEEGDLTYYKASVVSPSGNLSDLPSLKAEGFLLEDRVLVTDPEMVEELYSKGFYGKRIGKTLQLSLIETAYLMAKGIMRTEYSYSGKNMTLSAFRKRALLIQPDFELRFRAYEDLRKRGLVVKTGFKYGSHFRVYDGDPEAHHSRYLVHAVPWDYATIWPEMSRAVRLAHGVKKDILFARITKRKVDYLRLRRVRP; encoded by the coding sequence ATGCCGGGGCTGCTGCAGGGAGACACGGTCATAATCACGAATCAATCGGAGGCGAGTCAGGTCTACAATCGTGGCTACTATGGCTATCCTATGAAGGGAGGCGGTCTGGAACTGGATCTGCTGGAGGCCGTCTACCTCGTGGAATCAGATAGATTGGTGGTGGAGCTAGAGGGAAAGCCTCTGACGGTGGAGGAGCTCATCCGCATCGCTTCGAGACATGTGGATGGATTCAGTACGCTCTATATCGTGTATAGGGATCTGAGGCAAAGAGGGTACATAGTCAAATCATATGAGGGGGACTTCGACTTTCGCGTTTATCCCAGGGGAGGAACACCCTCCACCGCCACTACCAAGTATTGGGTCCAGGCCGTATCGGAACGCTCTGCCTGCGTAGTACGCGCGCTTTTCGAACAAGCGGAAAGCTCTGAGAGCACCCGCAAGGAGTTGCTCTTGGCAGTGGTGGACGAGGAAGGAGACCTGACCTATTATAAGGCGTCGGTCGTCTCGCCTTCGGGCAACCTTAGCGATCTACCTTCTCTTAAGGCGGAAGGCTTTCTTTTGGAGGATAGGGTACTGGTGACCGATCCAGAGATGGTGGAGGAGCTTTACTCCAAAGGATTCTATGGAAAGCGCATCGGAAAGACGTTACAGCTCTCTCTGATAGAAACCGCGTATCTCATGGCCAAGGGCATAATGCGTACAGAGTACTCTTATTCTGGTAAAAATATGACCTTGAGCGCTTTCCGCAAGCGCGCCTTACTGATACAGCCAGACTTCGAACTCCGGTTTAGAGCCTACGAAGATCTTAGGAAGCGCGGTCTGGTGGTCAAGACAGGATTCAAGTATGGCTCTCACTTCCGCGTATACGATGGCGATCCTGAGGCTCATCATTCTAGATATTTAGTGCATGCGGTGCCCTGGGACTACGCCACGATCTGGCCAGAGATGTCCAGGGCCGTGAGATTGGCGCACGGAGTCAAGAAGGACATCCTTTTCGCTCGCATCACCAAACGCAAGGTCGATTATCTACGCCTGCGTAGGGTAAGGCCGTGA